In Perca fluviatilis chromosome 11, GENO_Pfluv_1.0, whole genome shotgun sequence, the following proteins share a genomic window:
- the bcl10 gene encoding B-cell lymphoma/leukemia 10 produces MDVPHLSEDEMAEIKKDVLTRLRHYLCDKIKAERHLDYLRSRRILTRDDAEEISCRTTQTKRTAVLLDILAENPRGLDALIESIRELRSQNFIITKITDEVQKAKNEKIESLRASSTLSDSSLCDPSTTSDIPPTFSNNSTLLFHPDGERSFSASDVAGSLNLPSLQKGGDLPSVAGASIGIASSTTSSSLPKPGDPGAPPLPEEEMVQSPSNIDAGAPGCTNSGGDPNFQPLRSRSLTPTSHRNIF; encoded by the exons ATGGATGTTCCTCACCTCAGTGAAGATGAAATGGCAGAGATTAAAAAAGAC GTGCTGACCAGACTgcggcactatctctgtgacAAGATCAAAGCCGAACGCCACCTTGACTACCTGCGCTCTCGCAGGATCCTGACGCGAGACGATGCGGAGGAAATCAGCTGCCGGACCACACAGACCAAGAGGACGGCCGTGCTGTTGGACATACTGGCCGAGAACCCCCGGGGCCTGGATGCCTTGATTGAGTCCATAAGGGAGCTGCGCTCACAGAACTTCATCATCACTAAAATCACAGATGAGGTGCAAAAGGCGAAAAACGAGAAGATCGAGTCTCTCAGAG CTTCCAGTACCTTGTCTGACAGCAGCCTCTGCGATCCGAGCACAACCAGCGACATCCCCCCGACGTTTTCAAACAACTCCACCCTCCTCTTTCACCCAGATGGAGAACGCAGTTTTTCAGCCTCAGACGTAGCAGGCTCGCTCAATCTGCCATCGTTACAGAAAGGTGGAGACTTGCCTTCTGTGGCCGGTGCTAGCATCGGCATAGCTTCCTCCACAACCTCCTCCAGCCTCCCGAAGCCCGGAGACCCCGGAGCTCCTCCACTGCCGGAGGAAGAAATGGTTCAATCCCCTTCCAACATAGATGCCGGAGCACCAGGGTGCACCAACAGCGGAGGGGACCCAAACTTCCAGCCCCTCCGGTCGCGCTCTCTCACTCCGACATCACATAGGAAcatcttttaa